A stretch of Cheilinus undulatus linkage group 20, ASM1832078v1, whole genome shotgun sequence DNA encodes these proteins:
- the LOC121528921 gene encoding 7-methylguanosine phosphate-specific 5'-nucleotidase-like isoform X2, which translates to MIYHIPWIYTPVRTVLAIWNQLTKSEIPELAKCSVLMRERGKVEETIHAMQRAGAGSLQVISDFDMTLTRFAHNGRRVPTTHNILINRLLVSEDCTKKLRDLLSTYYPIEIDPCRSVEEKLPLMVEWWTKVHELLVQQRIRKDLLAQAVRESGTMLRDGYKVFFDRLSEQHVPLLIFSAGVGDVLEEVIKQNQVFHPNVHIISNYMDFDQTGALQAFKGQLIHVFNKREGALSHAAGLRELQGRPNVLLLGDSLGDLTMADGVSEHQNLLTIGFLNDQVEERKESYVNSFDIVLVKDESLDVPNAILSYITSSQMRNK; encoded by the exons ATG ATATACCATATTCCTTGGATCTACACACCAGTCAGGACAGTCCTGGCAATCTGGAACCAGCTAACCAAGTCTGAG ATCCCAGAGCTGGCCAAGTGTTCAGTGCTGATGAGAGAGCGTGGCAAGGTGGAGGAGACCATCCATGCCATGCAGAGAGCAGGTGCAGGCAGCCTTCAG GTCATCTCAGACTTCGATATGACACTGACCAGATTTGCCCACAATGGCAGGAGAGTCCCCACAACACACA ACATCCTGATTAACCGACTGTTGGTCAGTGAAGACTGTACTAAAAAG CTAAGGGATCTGTTGAGCACCTATTATCCCATAGAGATCGACCCCTGCAGGAGCGTTGAAGAAAAGCTGCCTTTAATGGTGGAGTG GTGGACTAAAGTCCATGAGCTGCTGGTTCAGCAAAGGATCAGGAAGGACTTGTTGGCCCAGGCTGTCAGGGAATCTGGCACCATGCTCAG AGATGGCTACAAAGTTTTTTTTGACCGTCTGTCAGAGCAGCACGTCCCTCTGCTGATCTTCTCTGCTGGTGTTGGAGACGTTCTGGAGGAAGTGATTAAACAGAATCAAGTCTTCCATCCCAACGTTCACATCATCTCCAACTACATGGACTTTGACCAAACT GGGGCTCTTCAAGCATTTAAAGGCCAACTGATCCATGTCTTCAACAAGAGAGAGGGTGCTCTGTCTCATGCAGCCGGCCTCAGAGAGCTGCAGGGTCGACCCAACGTGCTGCTGCTGGGAGACTCTTTAGGAGACCTGACGATGGCAGACGGGGTGTCTGAGCACCAGAACCTCCTCACCATCGGCTTCCTTAATGACCAG gtggaggagagaaaagagtCGTATGTCAACTCCTTTGACATCGTTCTGGTGAAAGATGAGAGTCTTGATGTTCCGAATGCCATTCTCAGTTATATTACCTCATCGCAAATGCGAAACAAGTAA
- the LOC121528921 gene encoding 7-methylguanosine phosphate-specific 5'-nucleotidase-like isoform X1: MQIYHIPWIYTPVRTVLAIWNQLTKSEIPELAKCSVLMRERGKVEETIHAMQRAGAGSLQVISDFDMTLTRFAHNGRRVPTTHNILINRLLVSEDCTKKLRDLLSTYYPIEIDPCRSVEEKLPLMVEWWTKVHELLVQQRIRKDLLAQAVRESGTMLRDGYKVFFDRLSEQHVPLLIFSAGVGDVLEEVIKQNQVFHPNVHIISNYMDFDQTGALQAFKGQLIHVFNKREGALSHAAGLRELQGRPNVLLLGDSLGDLTMADGVSEHQNLLTIGFLNDQVEERKESYVNSFDIVLVKDESLDVPNAILSYITSSQMRNK, encoded by the exons ATGCAGATATACCATATTCCTTGGATCTACACACCAGTCAGGACAGTCCTGGCAATCTGGAACCAGCTAACCAAGTCTGAG ATCCCAGAGCTGGCCAAGTGTTCAGTGCTGATGAGAGAGCGTGGCAAGGTGGAGGAGACCATCCATGCCATGCAGAGAGCAGGTGCAGGCAGCCTTCAG GTCATCTCAGACTTCGATATGACACTGACCAGATTTGCCCACAATGGCAGGAGAGTCCCCACAACACACA ACATCCTGATTAACCGACTGTTGGTCAGTGAAGACTGTACTAAAAAG CTAAGGGATCTGTTGAGCACCTATTATCCCATAGAGATCGACCCCTGCAGGAGCGTTGAAGAAAAGCTGCCTTTAATGGTGGAGTG GTGGACTAAAGTCCATGAGCTGCTGGTTCAGCAAAGGATCAGGAAGGACTTGTTGGCCCAGGCTGTCAGGGAATCTGGCACCATGCTCAG AGATGGCTACAAAGTTTTTTTTGACCGTCTGTCAGAGCAGCACGTCCCTCTGCTGATCTTCTCTGCTGGTGTTGGAGACGTTCTGGAGGAAGTGATTAAACAGAATCAAGTCTTCCATCCCAACGTTCACATCATCTCCAACTACATGGACTTTGACCAAACT GGGGCTCTTCAAGCATTTAAAGGCCAACTGATCCATGTCTTCAACAAGAGAGAGGGTGCTCTGTCTCATGCAGCCGGCCTCAGAGAGCTGCAGGGTCGACCCAACGTGCTGCTGCTGGGAGACTCTTTAGGAGACCTGACGATGGCAGACGGGGTGTCTGAGCACCAGAACCTCCTCACCATCGGCTTCCTTAATGACCAG gtggaggagagaaaagagtCGTATGTCAACTCCTTTGACATCGTTCTGGTGAAAGATGAGAGTCTTGATGTTCCGAATGCCATTCTCAGTTATATTACCTCATCGCAAATGCGAAACAAGTAA
- the znf281b gene encoding zinc finger protein 281b isoform X1 has product MSIVQDKLSNEFLRNGGMDPNFAPGMLMFSHLPPVTSFTRLASQSVMGDLPQEMILKKERDSPPENQGATAANTGGFLHSMGIKQERLSELDYRMPLYGGGGGVGVNCVGGGAGKSGTDMQDMSFGNHHQNHQNMLLHDLSLSNVRNLGEQMPGRPGKEPKESSGRRGRRSNGDGQGGKARRKRNDAAKAMMLDADGACLSPNSKPHICEHCNAAFRSSYHLRRHVLIHTDRTGERPFRCSQCNMSFIQKYLLQRHEKIHSGEKPFSCDQCNMRFIQKYHMERHKRTHSGEKPYRCDTCQQFFSRTDRLLKHKRTCGEAIKKGLDPSMLELSEAELGHGSYSLTQGNSTTSGRKRAKSKNGEAGERKRKKNASASMAAASSSGGMGLQDYSMEHPSGSNPAMQGRTPKLIFKKAGRKGLDKDLLSLEDTADGQKQLGQKPGSMEHVEGSGLDNLGLLQGAGGNKQVPTTTSNYDDAMQFVKKRRYLHAVNSDYGAGALHMTSQGSSVIQGSLGPEPTLAMLDSSPLELKHDKSGIPDEVLQSLLDHYSHKPDGTHHHDVTFDLSDHPHHVDLQPAAPVTPELEDDSPHGGDKTAVMSEYSKFLLQALERTSHSGPFPSLGPTGPFPLLSSSSSPTGPLFSDKHVYTTSPLDCGYPPAVSSPLPIVAPSSTSSSSSSKSHYGMLVGSPSQAGYHLSLESTSHQQLTPSQELTEQLEKQHSPSAFNLPPQDLTAPAEGSKGQQPKAGGNAAPTNGSSYPDLSPLNPPKETTYQIENFAQAFGSQFKSGRRTPLSYGSDPGAEVDHRIRTPVSEFSGYTSLLADVSEPVSTGSKTPTSQSFR; this is encoded by the exons ATGAGTATTGTTCAGGACAAATTAAGCAATGAGTTTTTGCGCAACGGTGGCATGGACCCAAACTTTGCACCAGGCATGCTTATGTTCAGCCACCTTCCCCCTGTCACCAGCTTCACGAGGCTCGCCTCCCAGTCAGTTATGGGCGATCTTCCCCAGGAGATGATCCTGAAGAAAGAACGGGACTCGCCACCTGAAAACCAGGGCGCCACAGCTGCAAACACAGGGGGCTTCCTCCACAGCATGGGCATTAAGCAGGAGAGGTTAAGCGAACTGGATTACCGCATGCCCCTCTATGGCGGGGGCGGAGGGGTAGGAGTGAATTGTGTTGGAGGGGGCGCGGGGAAGAGTGGTACAGACATGCAGGACATGTCTTTCGGCAACCACCACCAAAATCACCAGAACATGCTTCTCCATGACCTCAGCCTCAGCAACGTTCGCAACCTTGGGGAACAG ATGCCTGGAAGACCTGGTAAAGAGCCAAAAGAGTCATCAGGTAGAAGAGGGCGGAGGAGCAACGGAGATGGGCAGGGAGGCAAAGCACGAAGGAAACGCAATGATGCTGcaaag GCTATGATGTTGGATGCAGATGGAGCCTGCCTTTCCCCCAACTCAAAACCACATATCTGTGAGCACTGTAACGCTGCCTTCCGCAGCTCCTACCACTTGCGCAGACATGTGCTCATTCACACAG ATCGCACAGGTGAGAGGCCTTTCCGGTGCAGTCAGTGTAACATGAGCTTCATCCAGAAGTACCTGCTGCAGCGGCACGAGAAGATCCACAGTG gagagaaacctttcAGCTGTGACCAGTGTAACATGCGTTTTATACAGAAGTACCATATGGAGAGGCACAAAAGGACACACAGTGGCGAGAAGCCATATCGTTGTGATACCTGCCAACAA TTTTTCTCAAGAACAGACCGGTTACTGAAGCACAAACGAACTTGTGGAGAAGCCATAAAGAAGGGCCTGGACCCAAGCATGCTGGAGCTCAGCGAGGCAGAGCTAGGCCACGGCAGCTATTCACTCACTCAGGGAAACTCTACCACCTCTGGACGCAAGAGGGCCAAGTCTAAAAACGGTGAGGCTGGCGAACGCAAGAGGAAGAAGAACGCCTCGGCATCAATGGCAGCAGCCTCGTCATCTGGAGGGATGGGCCTGCAGGACTACAGCATGGAGCACCCCTCGGGTTCCAATCCCGCCATGCAGGGACGCACTCCCAAATTGATCTTTAAAAAAGCTGGTCGCAAGGGCCTGGACAAGGATCTTCTTTCTCTGGAGGACACTGCGGATGGACAGAAACAGTTAGGTCAGAAGCCAGGCTCCATGGAGCACGTGGAGGGTTCTGGCCTTGATAACTTGGGTCTACTTCAAGGGGCCGGGGGTAACAAGCAGGTGCCCACCACCACCAGCAACTACGACGATGCAATGCAGTTTGTGAAAAAGCGGCGCTACCTCCATGCAGTTAACAGTGACTATGGAGCCGGCGCACTGCACATGACGTCCCAGGGAAGTAGTGTAATCCAGGGCTCCCTGGGGCCAGAACCCACACTGGCCATGCTGGACTCTTCGCCTTTGGAGCTCAAGCATGATAAGTCGGGCATCCCAGATGAGGTACTGCAGAGCCTGCTTGACCATTATAGCCATAAACCAGATGGGACACACCACCATGACGTGACTTTCGATCTGTCTGACCATCCACACCATGTGGACCTGCAGCCGGCAGCTCCCGTGACCCCTGAGCTAGAGGACGACTCACCCCACGGTGGGGACAagacagcagtgatgagtgagtaCTCTAAATTCCTCCTGCAAGCCCTGGAGCGCACCAGCCATAGTGGACCCTTCCCCAGCCTTGGCCCTACGGGGCCTTTCCCACTCCTGTCCAGTAGCTCCAGCCCCACGGGGCCCCTGTTCTCTGACAAACACGTGTACACCACATCACCGCTGGACTGTGGCTATCCGCCTGCTGTATCCTCCCCACTGCCCATCGTTGCCCCTTCTTCGActtcttcatcttcctcctccaaGTCCCACTACGGCATGCTTGTGGGCTCCCCCTCCCAGGCGGGCTACCACCTCAGCTTAGAATCGACAAGCCACCAGCAGCTGACTCCATCTCAGGAGCTGACTGAGCAGTTGGAGAAGCAGCACTCGCCCAGCGCCTTCAACCTACCTCCCCAGGACCTGACTGCCCCGGCAGAGGGCTCCAAGGGGCAACAGCCCAAGGCTGGAGGGAACGCTGCACCCACCAATGGTTCCAGCTACCCAGACCTTTCCCCGCTGAACCCACCTAAAGAAACCACCTATCAGATCGAGAACTTTGCCCAGGCCTTCGGCTCTCAGTTCAAGTCAGGACGACGAACGCCTCTGAGTTACGGCAGCGATCCCGGGGCAGAGGTGGACCACCGAATACGGACTCCAGTGTCAGAATTCTCAGGGTATACCAGTTTGTTAGCTGACGTCAGTGAGCCAGTAAGTACAGGATCAAAAACCCCGACAAGCCAAAGTTTCAGATAA
- the znf281b gene encoding zinc finger protein 281b isoform X2, protein MSIVQDKLSNEFLRNGGMDPNFAPGMLMFSHLPPVTSFTRLASQSVMGDLPQEMILKKERDSPPENQGATAANTGGFLHSMGIKQERLSELDYRMPLYGGGGGVGVNCVGGGAGKSGTDMQDMSFGNHHQNHQNMLLHDLSLSNVRNLGEQMPGRPGKEPKESSGRRGRRSNGDGQGGKARRKRNDAAKAMMLDADGACLSPNSKPHICEHCNAAFRSSYHLRRHVLIHTGERPFRCSQCNMSFIQKYLLQRHEKIHSGEKPFSCDQCNMRFIQKYHMERHKRTHSGEKPYRCDTCQQFFSRTDRLLKHKRTCGEAIKKGLDPSMLELSEAELGHGSYSLTQGNSTTSGRKRAKSKNGEAGERKRKKNASASMAAASSSGGMGLQDYSMEHPSGSNPAMQGRTPKLIFKKAGRKGLDKDLLSLEDTADGQKQLGQKPGSMEHVEGSGLDNLGLLQGAGGNKQVPTTTSNYDDAMQFVKKRRYLHAVNSDYGAGALHMTSQGSSVIQGSLGPEPTLAMLDSSPLELKHDKSGIPDEVLQSLLDHYSHKPDGTHHHDVTFDLSDHPHHVDLQPAAPVTPELEDDSPHGGDKTAVMSEYSKFLLQALERTSHSGPFPSLGPTGPFPLLSSSSSPTGPLFSDKHVYTTSPLDCGYPPAVSSPLPIVAPSSTSSSSSSKSHYGMLVGSPSQAGYHLSLESTSHQQLTPSQELTEQLEKQHSPSAFNLPPQDLTAPAEGSKGQQPKAGGNAAPTNGSSYPDLSPLNPPKETTYQIENFAQAFGSQFKSGRRTPLSYGSDPGAEVDHRIRTPVSEFSGYTSLLADVSEPVSTGSKTPTSQSFR, encoded by the exons ATGAGTATTGTTCAGGACAAATTAAGCAATGAGTTTTTGCGCAACGGTGGCATGGACCCAAACTTTGCACCAGGCATGCTTATGTTCAGCCACCTTCCCCCTGTCACCAGCTTCACGAGGCTCGCCTCCCAGTCAGTTATGGGCGATCTTCCCCAGGAGATGATCCTGAAGAAAGAACGGGACTCGCCACCTGAAAACCAGGGCGCCACAGCTGCAAACACAGGGGGCTTCCTCCACAGCATGGGCATTAAGCAGGAGAGGTTAAGCGAACTGGATTACCGCATGCCCCTCTATGGCGGGGGCGGAGGGGTAGGAGTGAATTGTGTTGGAGGGGGCGCGGGGAAGAGTGGTACAGACATGCAGGACATGTCTTTCGGCAACCACCACCAAAATCACCAGAACATGCTTCTCCATGACCTCAGCCTCAGCAACGTTCGCAACCTTGGGGAACAG ATGCCTGGAAGACCTGGTAAAGAGCCAAAAGAGTCATCAGGTAGAAGAGGGCGGAGGAGCAACGGAGATGGGCAGGGAGGCAAAGCACGAAGGAAACGCAATGATGCTGcaaag GCTATGATGTTGGATGCAGATGGAGCCTGCCTTTCCCCCAACTCAAAACCACATATCTGTGAGCACTGTAACGCTGCCTTCCGCAGCTCCTACCACTTGCGCAGACATGTGCTCATTCACACAG GTGAGAGGCCTTTCCGGTGCAGTCAGTGTAACATGAGCTTCATCCAGAAGTACCTGCTGCAGCGGCACGAGAAGATCCACAGTG gagagaaacctttcAGCTGTGACCAGTGTAACATGCGTTTTATACAGAAGTACCATATGGAGAGGCACAAAAGGACACACAGTGGCGAGAAGCCATATCGTTGTGATACCTGCCAACAA TTTTTCTCAAGAACAGACCGGTTACTGAAGCACAAACGAACTTGTGGAGAAGCCATAAAGAAGGGCCTGGACCCAAGCATGCTGGAGCTCAGCGAGGCAGAGCTAGGCCACGGCAGCTATTCACTCACTCAGGGAAACTCTACCACCTCTGGACGCAAGAGGGCCAAGTCTAAAAACGGTGAGGCTGGCGAACGCAAGAGGAAGAAGAACGCCTCGGCATCAATGGCAGCAGCCTCGTCATCTGGAGGGATGGGCCTGCAGGACTACAGCATGGAGCACCCCTCGGGTTCCAATCCCGCCATGCAGGGACGCACTCCCAAATTGATCTTTAAAAAAGCTGGTCGCAAGGGCCTGGACAAGGATCTTCTTTCTCTGGAGGACACTGCGGATGGACAGAAACAGTTAGGTCAGAAGCCAGGCTCCATGGAGCACGTGGAGGGTTCTGGCCTTGATAACTTGGGTCTACTTCAAGGGGCCGGGGGTAACAAGCAGGTGCCCACCACCACCAGCAACTACGACGATGCAATGCAGTTTGTGAAAAAGCGGCGCTACCTCCATGCAGTTAACAGTGACTATGGAGCCGGCGCACTGCACATGACGTCCCAGGGAAGTAGTGTAATCCAGGGCTCCCTGGGGCCAGAACCCACACTGGCCATGCTGGACTCTTCGCCTTTGGAGCTCAAGCATGATAAGTCGGGCATCCCAGATGAGGTACTGCAGAGCCTGCTTGACCATTATAGCCATAAACCAGATGGGACACACCACCATGACGTGACTTTCGATCTGTCTGACCATCCACACCATGTGGACCTGCAGCCGGCAGCTCCCGTGACCCCTGAGCTAGAGGACGACTCACCCCACGGTGGGGACAagacagcagtgatgagtgagtaCTCTAAATTCCTCCTGCAAGCCCTGGAGCGCACCAGCCATAGTGGACCCTTCCCCAGCCTTGGCCCTACGGGGCCTTTCCCACTCCTGTCCAGTAGCTCCAGCCCCACGGGGCCCCTGTTCTCTGACAAACACGTGTACACCACATCACCGCTGGACTGTGGCTATCCGCCTGCTGTATCCTCCCCACTGCCCATCGTTGCCCCTTCTTCGActtcttcatcttcctcctccaaGTCCCACTACGGCATGCTTGTGGGCTCCCCCTCCCAGGCGGGCTACCACCTCAGCTTAGAATCGACAAGCCACCAGCAGCTGACTCCATCTCAGGAGCTGACTGAGCAGTTGGAGAAGCAGCACTCGCCCAGCGCCTTCAACCTACCTCCCCAGGACCTGACTGCCCCGGCAGAGGGCTCCAAGGGGCAACAGCCCAAGGCTGGAGGGAACGCTGCACCCACCAATGGTTCCAGCTACCCAGACCTTTCCCCGCTGAACCCACCTAAAGAAACCACCTATCAGATCGAGAACTTTGCCCAGGCCTTCGGCTCTCAGTTCAAGTCAGGACGACGAACGCCTCTGAGTTACGGCAGCGATCCCGGGGCAGAGGTGGACCACCGAATACGGACTCCAGTGTCAGAATTCTCAGGGTATACCAGTTTGTTAGCTGACGTCAGTGAGCCAGTAAGTACAGGATCAAAAACCCCGACAAGCCAAAGTTTCAGATAA